The sequence CTCCACGACGCCGAGCTTCACGTTCCGGTCGGTCAGCGACACGTCGAGGACCTGCGCGCGCTGCGCCCCGCCCACGGTCTGCAGTGTGTCGGAGTAGTTGCTGACGCCGTGGGTCAGGGTGCGCGGCGTGGTCGTCTTCTCGTCGACCACCAGCGGCCACTGGTCGGGGGTGGTCGGCAGCCACGACGACCGGGAACCGGTCGCCGGGCGGTCGGGTGCGGCGCTCGCCGGTGTGCCGCCGGCGGCCAGCAGTGTGGCGCAGACGGCGGTCGCCACGAGTACGGCCGGCGCCCGGGCCGGGAGCCGCAGGCGGCTTGGGCGATGACGTGGGCGACGTGGGCGGGTGAAGAACTGGGCCATGGGTCCTCCGGCCGGTCCTGCCGCCGGCGCGCCGGACCGGGGCGGCCCGGCCGTCCCGGCCGTCGCGGCCTGTCGTACGGGAACGGTGCGGTGGTGCGCCATGCGGGGTGTGCGGCTCCGAACCACCCTCGGCCGTCGCCGAGTTGACGAGCTGCCGCGCAGCAGGAACCGGAGCCCGCCGCAGCGGGCGAACCCGGGCACATTATGGCCCGGCGCACGCAAAGATTGTCGGTCCACGGCCAATCATGCGGAAGTCGGGGCGGCCGGACACCGGTAATGAGCGCAAATCTTCCTGTTTGACGAGCCGTCGGCGCCCGGCGCGTCGCCGCAGGCGCGTGCCGCGGGAGGGTGGGGGCGCTGTGGCAGGGCGGGGTGTCTCCAGAAGGTGCGTCAAGGGAATCGGGCTGCGGCCGGGTGGCGCGGGCGGGCAGTATGACGGGATGCCGGACCTGCTGTGGGACGACGTCAGGAACTTCTTCGACCCCGACCTGATGGGGGCTCTGCCGGATGTGAGCGTGGCAGGCGCCTCGGACGGGGACTGGCAGGCGGTGTTCGACCTGGTCCGGTCGAGCGGATGGGCGTGGGAGTGCTCCGCAGGTGGCGTGGTCGGGCCGCTGCCGTCCGCCGCCGAGGTGCTGTCGCGGCCCGCCGATGCGGAGACCGTCGATCTGCGGGTCCGGCCGGTCCCGGAGGTGCTGGTGGTCTTCCGCCCGATGTCGGCCGAGGACATCGACTTCGACGTCGACCTTCGCGAACTGCGGGGCCAGGAAGGCGTGGACGTCCTGTGCGCGTCCATCGCCGCCGTGGGCCGCAGGCTGGGCAAGCCGGTGGTCATGACGGCCGAGGGCGACCGCGCGAACCCGGTGCTCGGGTTCGACCCCGAGGTCGGCCGCGTGGTGCTCATGGCGGACCCGGGGCTCGGCTGACCGCTTCGGCCGACCGGGACCCGTACCGATCCAGTGCCATTCGGCGGCCGGGCCCACCGAGGGCGCGGCTCCGGCGGCCGCGGTGGCGCGGTGAAGGTTTCGCCCCGGCCGCGGGCGTCGCCGCAGCTCCGGACCGGCGCCTGTGGCGTAGGCCATTGGCGGTGGACGGCGCCCCTTCCACGGCGTGGTGGGCGGGGCGTACGGTCCGAGACGTGTCATGGACGCGGCAATAACGTCCACGCGACAACGTCCACCCCTTCACGCACGGGAAGAGGCCCCCCATGGACGCACCACGCAGCCGGCCCGTCCGCCGCCGTACGGTCCTGACCGCCGCGGGCGCCGTCGCGGCCTCCGTCACCGCCGCGCGCGCCTCGGCCGCCGAGCGGCCCCGTACCGGCTCCGCCGCGCTGACCGCCCGCCAGACCGCGGGCCAGCGGGTCATCTACTCCTACCCCGGGCTCACCGTGCCCTCCGCGCTGCTGACGACGATCAGCGCGGGCGAGGCGGCCGGTGTCATCTTCTTCGGCGAGAACATCTCCAGCGAGAGCCAGATCACCTCGGTGATCAAGCAGTTGGTGCAGGCCAACGCGTCCAGTCCGGTGCGGGCGCCGCTGCTGCTGATGACCGACCAGGAAGGCGGCGAGGTGCGCCGGCTGCCCGGCGCGCCCACGCTGTCGGAGAAGCAGGTCGGCGAGGCGGCGCAGCCGCAGACCGCCGCCGCCCAGGCCGGCACCGGCGCCGGCCAGAACCTCGGCGGTGTCGGGATGAACGTCAACCTCGCCCCCGTGCTCGACGTGTACTACACGGCGGGCAACTTCATCGACGAGTACCAGCGCTCCTTCAGCAACGACCCGAGCACCGTCTCCAGCCTCGGCCAGGCGTTCATCACCGCCCAGCAGGGCACCGGGGTCGCCGCCACCGCCAAGCACTTCCCCGGCCTCGGTGCCGCCACCGCCTCGCAGGACACCGACGCGGGCCCGGTCACGCTCACCCAGAGCCTGTCGAAGCTGCGGAGCGTCGACGAGGCCCCCTACCAGGCGGCGATCGCCGCGGGCGTCCGACTGGTCATGGTCTCCTGGGCCGTCTACCCCGCGCTCGACGCGTCCGCGCCGGCCGGACTGTCCGCCACCGTCGTGCAGCAGGAACTGCGCGGCCGGCTCGGCTACACCGGCGTGACGGTCACCGACGCCCTGGAGGCCGGCGCGATCAGCTCCTCGTACAGCACCGCGCAGCGCGCCGTCCTCGCGGCCGGCGCCGGCATGGACCTGCTGCTGTGCTCGGCGCGCGCCACCTCCCAGGGCGACGCCGCCGCGCAGGCCCTCGCCGACGCCTACACCGGCGGCCAGCTCCCGGCCGCCGACTTCGACGCGGCGGTCCAGCGCGTCACCGCGCTGCGCACGTCCCTGTCCTGAAACCGGTCGCGTGGCGGCCCCTTCGGGGTCCGGCACGCGCGAGGCGGTGACCCGCCGTGGAACCGCTGCTGTCCCGGCTGCCGGCCGCCTTCTGGCGCGTCCCCTACGTCGGCGCCCGCTTCCCGGGGTCGGCGGCCGTGGCCGACCGGCCCGGCCTCGCCGGGGGCGCCAACTGCCAGGTGTTCGCCTACGCGGTGCTCGGCCACGTCGGCCTCGCCCCGCCCGCGCTGCGCTCCGCCGAGCTGTGGGACGATGTACGGGCCACCGTGCGGGTCCCGGTCGCCCGCCCCCTCGACCTGCTCCTCTTCAACGCCGTGGACGACGCGTACGGCGCCCACCTCGGCGTGGGGACCGATGACGGCCGGGTCCTCCACCTCTGCGCTGAGGTCGGGCTGCCCGCCGTGTGGAGCGCGGCCGACTTCGCCGCGCGCGAGCGCTACCGATGCCTGGTCGGCGTCAAGCGGGTCCTCCCGGACGGCGGGCGCGGAAGCGGACCCGGCTGCCGCGGGCGTCCTGCCGCACCTCCACGTCGGTGAACCCGGCGGCGCCGAGCCGGGCCGGCAGCCGGTCGGGGACCAGCGTGTTCATGGTGTCGCCGATGTGCAACAGCCGGAAGCGCAGGCCGGGTTGGCTGTCGCTGCCGGCGAACACCCCGCCGGGCCGCAGCACCCGGAGGGCCTCGGCGAAGATCCGGTCCTGGAGCGCCGGGGTCGGCACGTGGTGCAGCATCGTGAAGCAGACCACCGCCGAGAACGCCCGGTCCGGCAGCGGCATCTCCGACGCGTCGGCGTGCACGATCCGCGCCCGCCCGCCGTAGTCCCGCTCCAGCAGCCGCGCGGTGGAGTCGTCGATCTCGACCGCCGTCAGGCGGGGCACGCGCTCCACCAGCACCCGCAGGTTGGCCCCGTAACCGGGCCCCAGCTCCAGCACGTCGGTGCCCAACTCGACGTCCTCCAGGGCCCAGGGCAGGATCTGCTCCTCGGTGGTCCGCGCCCACTTCCGCGAACTGCACAGTCTCCGGTGCGCTGCGTTCATCGGCATACCCCGACGGTAGACCGCCCCCCTGCCGTCCTGCTGCCTGCGACCCGCCAATCCATGCCGCGAACAGGACAGCCCGCCGACGTCCGCGATGCGCGGCCCTGGACATCCGGTACGTGGCGCGCGGCACGCGGTACGCATGACGCGGCACCCGGCAGGTGGCATCCGGCACGCCGTGTTCGCTGCTCGCGGACGGGCCCGGGTGCGCCGGCGGCGCGCGGCATCATGGTCCGATGAGCGACGACACGGCGGTCCGCCGCCTCGACCTCGGCTACATCGTCCGGCCCGCCGTCGAGACCGGCGGCACGCAGCCGCGGGTCGAACCCGTGCTCGCGTACCTGGTCCGGCACGAGGCCGGGCTGCTGCTGTTCGACACCGGCATCGGTGCCGCCGACCCCGAGACCGAGGCCCACTACCGGCCCCGGCGGCGGGAGTTGGCGGACGCGCTCGCGGACGCGGGGGTCCGCCTCGCGGACATCGCGCTGGTCGCCAACTGCCACCTGCACTTCGACCACTGCGGCGGCAACCGGCTGCTGGGCGGCACCCCGGTCCTCGTGCAGCGGACGGAGCTGGCCGCCGCCCGCCAGGAGGGCTACACCTTCGGCGAGCTGGTCGACTTCCCCGGCGTCCGCTATGAGGAGTTCACCGGCGAGGCCGAGGTCTGGCCCGGGGTGCGGATCGTGCCGACCCCCGGCCACACCGAGGGGCACCAGTCCCTCGTGGTCCAGCGCCGCGACGGCACCGTGATCCTGGCCGGGCAGGCACACGACTTCGCCACGGACTTCACCGCCGACCACCTGGCCCGGCAGGCTGAACTCGACGGTGTGGAAGCGCCGTTGCCCTATCGCCCCTGGCTGGCCCGGCTCGCCGACTTCGACCCGCGCCGGGTGCTGTTCGCGCACGACTGCGCGGTGTGGGAACCGGGGCGCACCGCGGGCGACGGCACCCGCTGACCGCGGCAGGGCGCCCGCCCGCCGGCTCCTCCGCTCACGGCGACCCCGGCCCGTCCTTCTCGGCACCCGGCTCGCGCGGCCCCTGCGCCGTACCGCCCGAGGACCCGTCGCCCGAGCCCCCGCCGCCCGAGCCCCCGCTGCCCGGGGTCGTACCGGCGGCCTCACCCTCGTCGACCTCCTGGACGCCGCGCTGCAGCCCCAGCCACGCCGCGAGCGCCGCCGCGGCCATGATCCCGGCCATCACGTAGAAGACCGTCCTGGTGGAGTACGCGAAGTCGAGGCGGACGAAGTGCGGGATGGTCGAGTTGCCCTGGGTGGAGCGGTGGGCCTGGGAGAGGTGGTGCGCCTCGGAACCCGCCTGCGCGGCGGGCACCCCCTGGCCCACCAGCGAGGAGCGCAGATGGGACTCGAAGCGGGCCACCGAGATCGTGCCGAGCACCGCCAGGCCCAGGCTCGCGGAGTAGTTCCGCACGGTCTGGGTGATGCCGGTGGCCTCCCCGTAGGACAGCCGGGAGGCCCGGTTCACCGCGTCGGTGCTCGCCGGGGTGAGCATGAGGCCCATCCCGGCGCCGGCGATCACGATGTACCACTCCTGGTCGCCGAAATCGAGGTCGGTGACCTTGCCCGCGAGCAGGTAGAAGCCCACCGCGCACAGTGCGCAGCCCAGCACCACCGGGCGCTTGGCGCCGCCGCGGTCCAGCATCCGCCCGCCGAACTGCGAGGCGATCACGAAGCCGATGAAGAAGTAGAGCAGGTACAGCCCGGCGCCGGACGCGGACTTGCCGAGCGAGATCTGCGCGTACTCGCTGGCGAAGAAGAAGTACGGGATGAACACCAGCATCGCGATGCCGAGCACCAGGTTCTCCACCGCGAAGGCCCGGTTGGCGAAGATCCGTACCTGGATCAGCGGGGAGGAGGTGCGCAGCTCCAGCCGGTGGAAGACCACCAGCAGCGCCACGCCGACCACGATGCACACCCAGATGCCCGGATTGGACCAGTGCCAGATCTGGGACTGCTGGAAGCCGAAGACGCTCAGCCCGATACCGGTCACGATCAGCGCCAGCCCGCGGTAGTCCATCGGGGCGGGACGGTGCTCGGTGACCGGCTTCGACCGCGAGATCAGCACCAGCGCGATCACCGCGACCGGGATGTTCACCCAGAAGATGGACCGCCAGGTCCACTCGGTCAGCCAGCCGCCGAGGATCGGGCCGATTGCCGTCAGCCCGCCCGCGATGCCGAAGAACAGTGCCAGCGCCTTCCCGCGCTCGCGCAGCGCGAACGTCTGCACCACGATGCCCAGCGCCGCCGGGAACATCAGCGCGCCGCCGAAGCCCTGCACCGCCCGGAACGCCACGATCCAGGTCTGCGCCACGGCGCCCTTCGGGGTGAGCCCGCACAGCAGCGACGAGGTGGCGAAGATCAGCACACCCATCACCACCACCCGCCGGTGCCCGAGGGTGTCGGCGAGCCGCCCGCCGTAGGCGAAGAACGCGGCCAGCGACAGCAGGTAGGCGTTGACCGCCCACTGCACACCGGTGCTGGACAGCTTCAGCTCGTTCTGGATCTCCGGGACGGCGATCGACACGATCGTCTGGTCGATGAAGGTCATCGCCACGGCGAAGATCATCGCGGCCAGCACGAGGTTCTTCGATCGCCCGCCGCTGTGGGCCGTGACCGCCATCAGCTCTCCTCACCCGCTCCTGGGAGGACCGTTCCGCTCCACCTTGTGGCACGGCGACAGGTCCCGCCATCGACGGGAGACCGGACGTGATCGTCCGAAAGGGGACGGAAAGCGGGCGCCCGGGCCGCCCCCTGTGCCGGGGCGGGCGGCGGAGATGTCAGGATGGAGCCCATGGACAACAAGGACAACGTCTACTTCGACATCTCCATCGACGGTGCGCCCGCCGGGCGGATCGTCTTCCGCCTGTTCGACGACGTCGTGCCGAAGACCGCCCGCAACTTCCGTGAGCTGGCCACCGGCGAGCAGGGCTTCGGATACGCGGGCTCCGCCTTCCACCGTGTCATCCCGGAGTTCATGCTCCAGGGCGGCGACTTCACCAGCGGTGACGGCCGCGGCGGCAAGAGCATCTACGGCAACAAGTTCGAGGACGAGAACTTCCAGCTCCGCCACGACCGCCCGTTTCTGCTGTCCATGGCCAACGCGGGCCCGAACAGCAACGGCTCGCAGTTCTTCGTCACCACCGTGGTGACGTCGTGGCTGGACGGCAAGCACGTCGTGTTCGGCGAGGTCGTCGAGGGCCAGGACCTGGTCAAGCAGATCGAGGGCAAGGGCTCGCGCAGCGGCACCCCCAGCGCGAAGGTCGTCATCACCGAGTCCGGCACGGTCAAGACCCTCCAGTGAGCCACCCGCGCTCATCTGTACGGCCCTCCGCCTGACCCATACAGGCGTAAGGCGCCCCCGCAGCGGAACACCCGCGGCGGGGGCGCCTTACGTTCGGGGGCCGGCCGCCGGTGACGTTCTGCGTGCCGAGCCCGGCCGCCTGGCGGCTCGCCCCGCCTACCGACCGGGCTCGGCGCGCAGGGCCGTGACCAGGTCGCGGGGCAGCCCGTGCGTGTCGTGCAGGTAGGCGTAGTCGTCCTCGCCGAGCGGCCCGGCGAAGCGGCGCTGGGACAGCACCCGCCGGCCCCGCTCCAGCTGGGAGGCGAACCGCCGCTCCTCGCCGAGCAGCACCTCGCGCACCCCGGGGCGGTGCTGCGGGCTCTGCCGCGTACCCTGCGGGCGCAGGCCGAAGTGGCGCAGCGCGACCTCGACCGGCTCCGGCGGCAGGTCGCCGAGGGTACGGTCCGGGTCGTCGCGCCACAGCAGCGTCAGCACCCGGCGGACCAGCCGCCGCAGGACGTACCCGTGCCCGGTGGCGGCCGGCCGTACCCCGTCGGCCACCAGCACGGCGGCCGAGCGCAGGTGGTCGGCGACGATCCGGTGCGTGGCCAGGTCGCCGGCCCACAGTCCGGGCAGCACCTCGCGCCAGGCGTCGAAGACGTCCGAGTCGTAGACCGACGGCTTGCCCTGCAGGATCGTCACTAGCCGCTCCAGGCCCATGCCGGTGTCCACGCTGCCACGCGGCAACGGACACAGGGTGCCGTCGCCCTGGCGCTGCCAGCGCATCGAGACGTGGTTCCAGACCTCCACCCAGCGCGGATCGGTGCCGGGGGTGCCGGCCGGTTCGCCGTCGCCGGTCCAGACGAAGATCTCCGAGTCGGGACCGCACGGGCCGGTAGGGCCGTTGGTCCACCAGTTGTCCGGGCCGAGCCGCTCCACCGGCACACCCAGCTCCCCCCAGGCGCGCTCGGCCCCCGTGTCGGGTCCGAACCCGTCGCCGGGGTGGCCGGTGTCGCCGCCGAAGACGGTGGCGTGCAGCCGGGCGGGCGGGATGCCGTAGCCGTCGACCAGCAACTCGTGGGCCCAGGCGATGCTGCGGGCGCTGTCGTAGTCGCCCAGGGACCAGGAGCCGAGCATCTGGAAGGCGGTCAGGTGGGTGGCGTCGCCGACCTCGTCCAGGTCGGTGGTGCGCAGGCAGCGCTGCACGTCGGCGAGGCGCACCCCGGCCGGGTGCGGGCGGCCGGTGAGATACGGGGTGAGCGGGTGCATGCCCGAGGTGGTGAACAGCACCGGGTCGCCGGGCGGCCGCACCAGCGAGGCACCGGGCAGCACATGGTGGCCGCGGTCGCGGAAGAAGTCGAGGAAGGTGCGGACGGTCTGCTCGCTGTCCATGGCGGGAGCCTTTCCGGGGCGGGCGAGCGGAAAGCGGCCGCCGGAGGGCTGCGAGGAAGAAGGAGCGCGAGCCACGCGCACCCGGCGGACCGTTTCCGGTCGCCGGGGGAGTGGGGTGAGGTCAGGCGGCGGCAACCGGCGAGCTGGTCGCTCGCGCGGTCGCGGAGGTAGTGAGTGGCGTGACCTTCATGCCTCGACGGTAACAGCACCGGCCCGGCCGGTGCCGCCGAATTTCACCGCCATGCACAAACCTGGCATTTACCATCATTCGCCAACTATGGGACAGTGAAGTGCAGCGTGTGGTTCCAGCGTGTGCACCTCAGCGAGGGGAGCCGAGGACGATGACCGCTCACGGCGCCCTGGACGGCGGCGACCCCGAGCCGGACAGCCCGTTCGGCCGCTCCACCGCCGTGTTCGCACAGTTCGACGGCCCCGACCACACCCTGCGGGGCGCCAACCCCGCCTTCCACGACGTGCTCGGCACCGACGCAGGCGCCCTCGGCCGCCCGCTCGCCGACAGCGTGCCCGAGCTCGCCGACCAGGCCCTGACCGCGCTCCTGGACGAGGTCTACCGCACCGGCCGCCCCTACTCCGGCCAGGACATCCTGCTCCGTCTCGACGTCGGCGGCCACCGCCACGAGGCGTACTTCGACCTCACCGTCGAGCCCCGCCACGCGAGCTCCGGCCAGGTCCGCGGGGTGCGGCTGCTCGGCGTCGACATCACCCCGGTCAAGCACGCCCAGGCGCTCGCCGCCGAGCAGCGCGCGCTGCTGGAGCAGATCGCCCGGCACGCGCCGGTGCGCGAGGTCCTGGAGGGCATGACCCGGGTCATCGAGGAGCTGTCGCCCGGGGTGATCGCCTCCGTGCTGCTCGCCGACCCCGACGGCCTGCACCTGCGGCACGGCGCCGCGCCCAGCCTGCCCGACTTCTACAACGAGGCGATCGACGGCCTCGCCACCGGGGAGGGCATGGGCTCGTGCGGCACCGCCGCGCACCGGCGCCGGCCCGTCGTCGTCACCGAGATCGCCACCGACCCCTCCTGGGAGGGCTACCGCGAGCTGGCCGCCCGCGCCGGGCTCGCCGCGTGCTGGTCCACCCCGATCATCTCCGCCGGCGGCCAGCTGCTGGGCACCTTCGCGATGTACCACCGCGCCCCGCGCGCCCCGCGGGCATCCGACCGCGCGCTCAGTGCCGCCTTCGCCCGGATCGCCGCCCTCGCCGTCGAGCGCCACCGCGCCGAGGAGGCCAGAGCCGTCGCCGAGGCCAAGGAGAAGGCCGCCCGGGAGGACCTGGCGTTCCTGCTGGAGGCCGGCACCGCGCTCGGCCGCGACCTGGACTACGAACAGACCCTCCAGCACCTCGCCCGGCTGTGCGTGCCCGACCTCGCCCCGGTGTGCGTGATCGACGCGGTCTCCGACGGGCGGATGCGCAGGGTCGCCGCGCACGCCCAGGAGCCGCGCCAGCAGCAAGTGCTCGCCGCGTACGTCGACGGCGCCGACCTGCCCGGCGCCCCCGACACCACCAGGATCGCCCGCGGCGCCCCCGACACCCCCGGCCCCTGGGACGCGCTCGACGTCACCGGCCACGTACGCATCCCGCTGCGCGAGCGCGGCAGCGGCTACGGCACCCTGACCCTGCTCACCACCGGCGACCACCCGCTCGACTGGCGCCGGGTCGCCCTCGCCGAGGAACTGGCCCACCGCGCCTCCACCGTCGCCCGCAACGCCCGCCAGTACCACGACCGGGCCCGGCTCGCGCACGACCTCCAGGCCGGCCTGCTGCTGTCCGACATGCCCGAACTGCCCGGCGGCGAACTGGCGGCGTACTACCGTCCGGCCGGCGAGGGCCTCGACATCGGCGGCGACTTCTACGACGTGTTCCCGCTGCCCGGCGACCGCTGGGCCTTCATGATCGGCGACGTGTGCGGGCGCGGCGCGCCGGCCGCCACCATCACCGCGCTCGTCCGGCACACCGCGCGCGCCGTCGCCCCGCTGCTCGCCGACCCCGTGGCCGTGGCCGGCGCGATCAACACCGCGCTGCTCGAACGGGTCCCCGGCACCGGCGGCGACTTCGTCACCCTCGTCTACGGCCATCTGCTGCCGCGCGGCGACCGGCTCGACATCGACCTGGTCAGGGCCGGGCACCTCATGCCGGTGCACCACCGGCCCGGCCGCCTGCCCGCGACCGTCAGCAGCGAGGGGATGCTGCTCGGCGCGTTCGCCGAGGCCGTGCCCGAGGCGGCCACGTTGCGGCTGCACACCGGCGAGTCCCTGGTGCTGAGCACCGACGGCATCACCGAGTCCCGCGACTCGACCGGGCGGCAGTTCGGCGAGGCCGGCATCACCCGCGCGCTGGCCCGAGGCCGGCCGGTCGCCGCGCACGAGGTCCTCGGCAGTGTGATCAGCGCTGTCACCCAGCACACCGCCGGCGTCCCCACGGACGACGACCAGGCCCTCCTGGTCCTCACCGCCCGGTGACATTGGCGCCCCTGAACGGTCAGGGCGGTGCCCGGGAGGGGGCCGGGGCGGGCCCGAGCGACGGCCGGAGACGGCTCGGAACCGTTTCCCGGAGGAACGGGAAGGCCGTATCGACGCTGCTCGGACGAGAAGTGTGCGGGCCCCGGAGTTAGGTTGGTGACATGGAGTCGAGCGGCGCCGGCAGGCAGCCGGTCGGTGGGCGGGCCTTCCGGTCCCCACCGATCCGCCTCGCCCTCGCGCTGGCTGCGCTGGCCCTCCTGCTCGGCGTCGACCTCGCCGGTGGCCGCTCCATCCGCATCGGCGGCCTGATGGTCGCCGTGCCGGCGCTCTCCGCGGTGTTCCTCGGCCCGATCGCGGTGCTGGTGCTCGCCACCCTCACTCTCGGCGCGATCACCTGGGCCGCCGCGGACAACGGCGCTCTCGACCCCACCAACTTCCCGGTGGTGATGGTGACCGCCGTCCTGGTCGGCGTCGCCTCCGTGCTCGCCGCCCGGACCCGCCAGCGCCGCGAGCACCAGCTGGCCCAGGCCAGAAAGGTCGCGGAGGTCAGCCAGCGGGCCGTGCTGCGCCCGCTGCCGGACCGGCTCGGCCCGGTGACGATCTCCTCGATGTACCTCGCCGCCGACGAGGAGGCGGCGATCGGCGGCGACCTGTACGCGGCAGGGGTGAGCGACCGCGGCGGCACCCGGGTGCTCGTCGGCGACGTGCAGGGCAAGGGCCTGGCCGCCGTCGAGGTCGCGGGCCTGCTGCTGAGCGCGTTCCGCCGGTCGGTACGCGCCCGCGTCTCGCTGCCGGCGCTGCCCGGCTTCCTCGACCGGGGGCTGCGCGCCGACCTGATCGACCTGGAGGACGACGCCGACCTGTGCGCACCGGACACCCGGCCGCACGTGCCCGGCGAGTCCGACTACCTGGAGCGGTTCGTCACCGCGGTCGTCGTCGACATCGCCGCGGACGGCTCCGGCGTGCGGATCGCGAACTGCGGGCACCCGCCGCCGCTGCTCATCCGCAGCGACACCGTGCACCAGCTCTTCCCCGAGTTGCCCGACCTGCCGCTCGGGCTCGGCGACCTGGCCCGGCCCGACCAGCACATCGACACCCACGACCTGGCGCTCGGCGACATCCTGCTGCTCTACACCGACGGCGTCATCGAGGCCCGCGACGCCGGCGGCGCCTTCTACCCGCTCGCGGACCGCCTGGCCGACTGGACCCGCGACACCCCCGAGGCGCTGCTGGAGGACAT comes from Streptomyces sp. NBC_00448 and encodes:
- a CDS encoding glycoside hydrolase family 3 N-terminal domain-containing protein encodes the protein MDAPRSRPVRRRTVLTAAGAVAASVTAARASAAERPRTGSAALTARQTAGQRVIYSYPGLTVPSALLTTISAGEAAGVIFFGENISSESQITSVIKQLVQANASSPVRAPLLLMTDQEGGEVRRLPGAPTLSEKQVGEAAQPQTAAAQAGTGAGQNLGGVGMNVNLAPVLDVYYTAGNFIDEYQRSFSNDPSTVSSLGQAFITAQQGTGVAATAKHFPGLGAATASQDTDAGPVTLTQSLSKLRSVDEAPYQAAIAAGVRLVMVSWAVYPALDASAPAGLSATVVQQELRGRLGYTGVTVTDALEAGAISSSYSTAQRAVLAAGAGMDLLLCSARATSQGDAAAQALADAYTGGQLPAADFDAAVQRVTALRTSLS
- a CDS encoding hydrolase, which produces MEPLLSRLPAAFWRVPYVGARFPGSAAVADRPGLAGGANCQVFAYAVLGHVGLAPPALRSAELWDDVRATVRVPVARPLDLLLFNAVDDAYGAHLGVGTDDGRVLHLCAEVGLPAVWSAADFAARERYRCLVGVKRVLPDGGRGSGPGCRGRPAAPPRR
- a CDS encoding class I SAM-dependent methyltransferase, with the translated sequence MPMNAAHRRLCSSRKWARTTEEQILPWALEDVELGTDVLELGPGYGANLRVLVERVPRLTAVEIDDSTARLLERDYGGRARIVHADASEMPLPDRAFSAVVCFTMLHHVPTPALQDRIFAEALRVLRPGGVFAGSDSQPGLRFRLLHIGDTMNTLVPDRLPARLGAAGFTDVEVRQDARGSRVRFRARRPGGPA
- a CDS encoding N-acyl homoserine lactonase family protein, producing the protein MSDDTAVRRLDLGYIVRPAVETGGTQPRVEPVLAYLVRHEAGLLLFDTGIGAADPETEAHYRPRRRELADALADAGVRLADIALVANCHLHFDHCGGNRLLGGTPVLVQRTELAAARQEGYTFGELVDFPGVRYEEFTGEAEVWPGVRIVPTPGHTEGHQSLVVQRRDGTVILAGQAHDFATDFTADHLARQAELDGVEAPLPYRPWLARLADFDPRRVLFAHDCAVWEPGRTAGDGTR
- a CDS encoding MFS transporter: MAVTAHSGGRSKNLVLAAMIFAVAMTFIDQTIVSIAVPEIQNELKLSSTGVQWAVNAYLLSLAAFFAYGGRLADTLGHRRVVVMGVLIFATSSLLCGLTPKGAVAQTWIVAFRAVQGFGGALMFPAALGIVVQTFALRERGKALALFFGIAGGLTAIGPILGGWLTEWTWRSIFWVNIPVAVIALVLISRSKPVTEHRPAPMDYRGLALIVTGIGLSVFGFQQSQIWHWSNPGIWVCIVVGVALLVVFHRLELRTSSPLIQVRIFANRAFAVENLVLGIAMLVFIPYFFFASEYAQISLGKSASGAGLYLLYFFIGFVIASQFGGRMLDRGGAKRPVVLGCALCAVGFYLLAGKVTDLDFGDQEWYIVIAGAGMGLMLTPASTDAVNRASRLSYGEATGITQTVRNYSASLGLAVLGTISVARFESHLRSSLVGQGVPAAQAGSEAHHLSQAHRSTQGNSTIPHFVRLDFAYSTRTVFYVMAGIMAAAALAAWLGLQRGVQEVDEGEAAGTTPGSGGSGGGGSGDGSSGGTAQGPREPGAEKDGPGSP
- a CDS encoding peptidylprolyl isomerase, which codes for MDNKDNVYFDISIDGAPAGRIVFRLFDDVVPKTARNFRELATGEQGFGYAGSAFHRVIPEFMLQGGDFTSGDGRGGKSIYGNKFEDENFQLRHDRPFLLSMANAGPNSNGSQFFVTTVVTSWLDGKHVVFGEVVEGQDLVKQIEGKGSRSGTPSAKVVITESGTVKTLQ
- a CDS encoding alanine--tRNA ligase-related protein, producing the protein MDSEQTVRTFLDFFRDRGHHVLPGASLVRPPGDPVLFTTSGMHPLTPYLTGRPHPAGVRLADVQRCLRTTDLDEVGDATHLTAFQMLGSWSLGDYDSARSIAWAHELLVDGYGIPPARLHATVFGGDTGHPGDGFGPDTGAERAWGELGVPVERLGPDNWWTNGPTGPCGPDSEIFVWTGDGEPAGTPGTDPRWVEVWNHVSMRWQRQGDGTLCPLPRGSVDTGMGLERLVTILQGKPSVYDSDVFDAWREVLPGLWAGDLATHRIVADHLRSAAVLVADGVRPAATGHGYVLRRLVRRVLTLLWRDDPDRTLGDLPPEPVEVALRHFGLRPQGTRQSPQHRPGVREVLLGEERRFASQLERGRRVLSQRRFAGPLGEDDYAYLHDTHGLPRDLVTALRAEPGR
- a CDS encoding SpoIIE family protein phosphatase; translated protein: MTAHGALDGGDPEPDSPFGRSTAVFAQFDGPDHTLRGANPAFHDVLGTDAGALGRPLADSVPELADQALTALLDEVYRTGRPYSGQDILLRLDVGGHRHEAYFDLTVEPRHASSGQVRGVRLLGVDITPVKHAQALAAEQRALLEQIARHAPVREVLEGMTRVIEELSPGVIASVLLADPDGLHLRHGAAPSLPDFYNEAIDGLATGEGMGSCGTAAHRRRPVVVTEIATDPSWEGYRELAARAGLAACWSTPIISAGGQLLGTFAMYHRAPRAPRASDRALSAAFARIAALAVERHRAEEARAVAEAKEKAAREDLAFLLEAGTALGRDLDYEQTLQHLARLCVPDLAPVCVIDAVSDGRMRRVAAHAQEPRQQQVLAAYVDGADLPGAPDTTRIARGAPDTPGPWDALDVTGHVRIPLRERGSGYGTLTLLTTGDHPLDWRRVALAEELAHRASTVARNARQYHDRARLAHDLQAGLLLSDMPELPGGELAAYYRPAGEGLDIGGDFYDVFPLPGDRWAFMIGDVCGRGAPAATITALVRHTARAVAPLLADPVAVAGAINTALLERVPGTGGDFVTLVYGHLLPRGDRLDIDLVRAGHLMPVHHRPGRLPATVSSEGMLLGAFAEAVPEAATLRLHTGESLVLSTDGITESRDSTGRQFGEAGITRALARGRPVAAHEVLGSVISAVTQHTAGVPTDDDQALLVLTAR
- a CDS encoding PP2C family protein-serine/threonine phosphatase translates to MESSGAGRQPVGGRAFRSPPIRLALALAALALLLGVDLAGGRSIRIGGLMVAVPALSAVFLGPIAVLVLATLTLGAITWAAADNGALDPTNFPVVMVTAVLVGVASVLAARTRQRREHQLAQARKVAEVSQRAVLRPLPDRLGPVTISSMYLAADEEAAIGGDLYAAGVSDRGGTRVLVGDVQGKGLAAVEVAGLLLSAFRRSVRARVSLPALPGFLDRGLRADLIDLEDDADLCAPDTRPHVPGESDYLERFVTAVVVDIAADGSGVRIANCGHPPPLLIRSDTVHQLFPELPDLPLGLGDLARPDQHIDTHDLALGDILLLYTDGVIEARDAGGAFYPLADRLADWTRDTPEALLEDIRADLLRYSASGLGDDIAMVALQRVT